The following nucleotide sequence is from Candidatus Hydrogenedentota bacterium.
GCTCTCCGGCGTCCAGGCACGGATATAGAGGCGCAGTGTTTGCCAGGGCGCGAGTCCCTGCCCGATTTGCTCGGGGAACGCGGCCGGGTCCGCCGCCCGGTCAAAGGCGTCCAGAACGGCTTTGCCAATGGCCTGGTGATGGCCGTGGTCCTGGTCGCGCCCGTGATGCGTAATAATGACATGGGGGCGGGTCTCGCGGATTTTCCCGACCATGCGCCGCAGCGTTTCCTGTTCGCCCCAAATGGCCTGCGTTTCCCCGATTGACTTGGAATACCCGAAGTCCGGCAGGTCGAGAAAGTGCAGTTCGGCCCCTGTAATTGCGGCTGCGGCTCGCATCTCGCAGGTGCGGATGACCGCGAGGTCTTCATATAGTTCCGGGCCCGCCTCGTTCTGCCCACCCTCGCCGCGCGTGGCAATGACCGCGTACGTTTGCACCCCATACTTATAACGGTGCAGCGCCAGCGTGGCGCCATCTTCGTCGTCCGGGTGCGCGGCGACGCACAGGAGCCGGAAGTCATTGCCGAGGTCACGTAGTGCCTGCCGCAGCGCCATCTCCCCGAGTTCCCGGGCGCATGCAGGAGACACGCAAAACACCCCCCACAGGCACAGGAGACAAGTCGCTTTCCGCATGCGGCGTAGTATAGCATGCCCGCGTGTCAGGAACCGGCAAGTGGCCGAAGCGGGGAGTTATGGTGCCTTATGGACAAGCTCGATATCCTCAACTTTATGCGGGAACACGGGATCATCGCGATTGTGCGCGCGGACACGGGGGGCGACGACCTCGTGCGTATTGTGGAGGCGGTGGCCGAGGGCGGCGTCCGGTGTATCGAAGTGACCATGACGACGCCCGGCGCGCTCGAATGCATCGAGACGGCCTCGCAGAAACTCGCGGGCGCGGACGTGCTCATCGGCGTGGGGAGCGTGCTCGATACGGAAACGTGCCGGCTCGCTATTCTCGCGGGCGCGCAATACGTCGTGTCGCCAGTCATGTCGGACCCGGTCATCAAGACAGCTCACCGCTACGGCAAGCCC
It contains:
- the eda gene encoding bifunctional 4-hydroxy-2-oxoglutarate aldolase/2-dehydro-3-deoxy-phosphogluconate aldolase, yielding MDKLDILNFMREHGIIAIVRADTGGDDLVRIVEAVAEGGVRCIEVTMTTPGALECIETASQKLAGADVLIGVGSVLDTETCRLAILAGAQYVVSPVMSDPVIKTAHRYGKPALPGAFTPTEIANAWQHGGDLIKVFPCSVGGADYVKAVLAPMPQIPLVPTGGVDVDTIQDFVKAGAVALGVGGNLISKELMKKRDFKGLTENARRFADALRAARGQ